One Pyrofollis japonicus DNA window includes the following coding sequences:
- a CDS encoding SIS domain-containing protein: MSTDTSQPLYTLLRREAESIHDIFREHVSEKSVEPVLSDADCIAATGSGDSYAAAITLAALAGPRAEAVDPLDAVAVDKPRFLAEKGCTLVAISIGGRTRTVIELAEKALSRKVPVVCFTTPGSPLAQRACSHVIETTYPHAPMGVGAARQVVLLGLIAKALGYEPRLGSIGGKCAWMNADVFAGIADSYGSALFAANKFYEVYAKPKRHERLEQLVHAAIYPSKAVAIFYSPLLPRKRIDYAAKTITEAGIKVYKIQGEKNPWDNAVTQTATIIKCLAERATKDQAEKPAYRQHPGLEPLTRLIYE; this comes from the coding sequence ATGAGCACCGATACTAGTCAGCCCCTCTACACGCTTCTCCGCAGAGAAGCAGAATCAATCCACGACATATTCCGTGAACACGTCTCCGAGAAGAGCGTAGAACCAGTACTAAGTGATGCTGACTGCATCGCTGCAACGGGCTCCGGGGACAGCTACGCTGCCGCAATAACGCTCGCAGCCCTCGCCGGCCCACGGGCAGAGGCAGTAGACCCATTGGACGCAGTAGCGGTTGACAAGCCCAGGTTCCTGGCCGAGAAAGGCTGCACGCTGGTAGCGATAAGCATCGGCGGGAGAACGAGAACAGTCATAGAGCTCGCAGAGAAGGCCCTGTCGAGAAAAGTACCAGTAGTATGCTTCACCACCCCCGGCTCACCACTCGCCCAGCGCGCCTGCAGCCACGTCATCGAGACCACGTACCCCCATGCACCAATGGGCGTCGGTGCAGCAAGGCAAGTAGTACTACTAGGACTCATAGCCAAGGCACTCGGCTACGAGCCGAGACTAGGAAGCATTGGAGGAAAATGTGCATGGATGAACGCAGACGTGTTCGCAGGCATAGCGGACAGCTACGGCTCAGCACTCTTCGCCGCGAACAAGTTCTACGAGGTCTACGCCAAGCCCAAGCGCCACGAGAGACTCGAACAGCTAGTCCACGCAGCCATATACCCGTCGAAAGCCGTAGCGATATTCTACTCGCCGCTCCTACCAAGAAAGAGAATAGACTACGCCGCGAAAACAATCACCGAGGCAGGAATAAAGGTCTACAAGATACAGGGCGAGAAAAACCCCTGGGACAACGCTGTGACACAAACAGCGACAATCATCAAATGCTTAGCAGAACGAGCCACAAAAGACCAAGCAGAGAAACCAGCCTACAGACAACACCCAGGCCTAGAACCACTAACAAGGCTAATCTACGAGTAA
- a CDS encoding 2-oxoacid:acceptor oxidoreductase family protein, whose product MPRVEIRFHGRGGQGAVTAAKVLAAAAVEEGKYALAFPEYGAERRGAPVLAFTRIDEKPILEREPVLEPDIVVVFDPSLEPEIYLKGLKDNGMLVINTKKTIDELLKAIEESGLKKPRCIARVNATDIAIKHLRSPIVNTSMLAALVRASRVVGLDSVKDQIRKVFAERPHIAEANLKAMDEAYNATEVVCL is encoded by the coding sequence GTGCCCCGTGTAGAGATCCGATTCCACGGTCGTGGTGGTCAGGGCGCAGTAACCGCCGCCAAAGTTCTCGCCGCCGCAGCCGTCGAGGAGGGTAAGTACGCTCTCGCATTCCCCGAGTACGGTGCAGAACGCAGAGGCGCACCAGTCCTCGCCTTCACCCGTATCGATGAGAAGCCGATCCTCGAGAGAGAGCCTGTCCTTGAGCCGGACATAGTTGTTGTCTTCGACCCATCGCTCGAGCCAGAGATATATCTGAAGGGTCTAAAGGACAATGGGATGCTCGTCATAAATACTAAGAAGACCATAGACGAGCTCCTCAAAGCTATTGAGGAGAGCGGGCTCAAGAAGCCCCGCTGCATTGCACGCGTAAACGCCACGGACATTGCGATAAAACACCTACGCTCACCCATAGTCAATACATCTATGCTCGCAGCCCTCGTGAGGGCTAGCCGCGTCGTAGGCCTAGACTCCGTGAAGGACCAGATCCGCAAGGTTTTTGCAGAAAGGCCTCACATAGCTGAGGCAAACCTTAAGGCCATGGACGAGGCATATAATGCTACAGAGGTGGTTTGCCTGTGA
- a CDS encoding 4Fe-4S binding protein, whose protein sequence is MSSKEKLLGKKYPEALEDLPVAAIVPWPGSTLDVTTHAWRTFRPVINQDKCVRCRLCWVYCPDGAILEVDEEYTTSTGKKYKVTFKVDYDHCKGCGICANECPVKAIEMVPEMK, encoded by the coding sequence GTGAGTTCTAAGGAGAAGCTCCTCGGCAAAAAGTACCCTGAGGCTCTCGAAGACCTCCCCGTAGCCGCTATAGTGCCTTGGCCGGGCAGCACCCTCGACGTAACAACTCATGCGTGGAGGACGTTCCGCCCAGTAATAAACCAGGACAAGTGTGTTCGCTGCCGCCTCTGCTGGGTATACTGCCCCGACGGCGCCATCCTAGAGGTCGACGAGGAGTACACGACGAGCACCGGCAAGAAGTACAAGGTCACCTTCAAGGTTGACTACGACCACTGCAAGGGCTGCGGCATCTGCGCCAACGAGTGCCCCGTCAAGGCCATAGAAATGGTTCCTGAGATGAAGTAA